Within the Mycobacterium gordonae genome, the region CCGCCAAAGCCGACCCCAGCCCCAGACGCAGAGCCGCCGTTGCCGCCGTTGCCGCCGGTACCACCGGCGCCGGTTGCGGCCCCACCGTCCCCGCCGGCGCCACCGCTGTACAAACCCCAGATCGTGCTGACTGCGCCACCGTTGCCACCAGCCCCGCCGGTGCCGCCGACCCCGCTGGCTGAGCCACCGTCTCCGCCCGTTCCACCGTGAAACAGGCCGAAACCAAAGAGATTTACACTAAATGGCAAACCGGCACCGCCGCCGGCCCCACCGGTTCCGGTGGTAGCCGCGCCACCCATACCGCCGTCGCCGGCCCACGCTACATCGATTGCGGCGATGCCGTAGGAAACGCCGTCGCCGCCGAAACCGCCGCCGCCACCGCTAGTACCGGCACCGCCGTGCCCGCCGGCGCCGCCGATGCCGATGGCGGTCAACAAGGGGCTATAGGCGACGCCGACGCCGCCATTGCCCCCACCTCCGCCGAATCCTGTGGAGGCGGCGCCGCCATTGCCGCCGGCGCCGGCCACTGCGAGGAACAGACTCGATGCATCGCCACCGCCGCCGCCACCACCGCCGAACCCGCTGGTGCCTGGGCCGCCGTAGGCTCCGGCCCCGCCGAAGGCTGCGAGAGCGCCGGAGGCGCTGCCGCCGTTACCGCCCTGGCCGCCATTGACCCCGGCGCCAGTGCCGGCGTGCCCAGCGTTACCGCCCAACGCAATGAGCAGACTCTCTGCGTTGCCGCCGTTGCCGCCGAATCCGCCGGTACCCAGGCCACCAGCGCCTCCGGCCCCGCCAAAGGCGGCGAGAGCGCCGGAGGCGCTGCCGCCGCTAGCTCCGTTGCCACTGTTGATCGTGACTCCGGAGCCGGCGTCGCCACCGTTCGCGCCCGCACCGATGAACCCGAAGCCGCCACCGCCGGCGCCGCCGCCGCCCCCGCTACCAGCCGGAGCCGCGCCGCCGTGCCCGCCGATGCCGCCAATACCGGCCAGAAGCCCCACGCCATCGTCGCCGGCGCCGCCAACGCCACCGTTGCCGAGAACCGATGCGCCGCCACCTCCGCCCGCACCGCCGACGCCCACGCCGACGGTCGCGAAGCCGTAGCCACCATTGCCGCCCGCCCCGCCAGTGCCGCCAGGCCCGGTGGCGGCCCCACCGACTCCGCCGGCACCGGCATGGGCTACGGCTAATCCGAACAGGTCGAAGGCAAAAGCGGTGCCACCAGCACCGCCGGCTCCGGCGGTTCCGGTGGTCGCTGTGCCACCATCGCCGCCGGCCCCGCCGAGCTGCACGAAGAATCCAACGAGGCCGTCGTAGGCGGCGATGCCGCCAGCCCCGCCGGCGCCCCCACTAACACCGGCGCCGCCGGCCCCGCCTACCCCGCCTATGCCCATGTTGATCCCGATGTAGCTGGCGGAGACAGCGCCGCCGCCGGCGCCGCCGGCGCCGCCGGTTCCCGTGGATGCGTCGCCTCCGTGCCCACCGGCCCCGCCGAGGCCAAAGAGCAGGCCATCTGCGACAGCGCCGGCACCGCCGACTCCCCCGATTCCACTGGTGGCGGCGCCGCCGGCCCCGCCCGCCCCGCCGATGGCCACGAGCCGTCCGCCGCCGCCGCCGGCCCCGCCGGCCCCGCCATTCCCGGTTCCGATTGCAACCCCGCCAGGGCCGCCGTTGCCGCCGAAGCCGAAGAACAGCGCGTTGCCACCCGTTCCGCCGGCCCCGCCGCCGGCCCCGCCGGCCCCTCCAATACCGCCATTGCCCCACAGCCACCCACCAGTACCGCCCTTGCCGCCCGATGCACCGGTACCTCCGGCCCCCCCAGCTCCGCCGCTGCCGAACAGTCCGGCGGACCCACCGGCACCCCCTGCCTGCCCGGGGGCGCCGGAGCCGCCATTGCCGCCATTACCCAGCAGATACCCCCCAGGGCCACCTGGCTCCCCGGTTCCCGGGGCACCGTTGGCGCCGTTTCCGATCAGCGGGCGGCCCGAGGCGGTGATGGGCGCATTGGTGACATTCAGCAGGACCTGGTTGAGGATCTGCAATGGCGAGAGATTTGCTGCCTCAGCGACCGCATACGCGGTGCCGGCCTCCCTCAGCAGCTGCTCGAACTGGCTATGGAAGGCTGCCACCTGAGCGCTCACCGCTTGATACTCCCGGGCTTGGCCGGAAAATACCGCCGCAACTGCTTTCGACACCTCATCAGCAGCGGCGGCCAGCAGCCCATTTGTCGGGATCGCGGCCGCCGCGTTGGCCGCGGTCAGTGCCGAGCCCACATCGGCAAGGTCCGCTGCCGCCAGCGCCACCATGTCCGGTACTGCAATGACAAAAGACATCTATCGCTCCTAGGCTGTGCGTCCCGACCGCAATCCCTACCGGCGGGGATCGTAGCGCTTGCGAGAGCGCTGGAGGGTGGTGTTGATCGGATTTCGTCCTCGTTGTGCACGGCGCTGAACGAACCGCGGGCCTGGCGAGTCGGAGTCGAAGTCGATGCTTGTGTGGTTGTACTGCAACGTTTCCGGAGGGACGCGTGCGGGTTGGTGCAAGTTCGGCTGTGAGTCGGTCAGGTTGCCCGACCGCGCGTACCGATAGCCGGCAGGCAGGGTTCGGCGGGTTGCGCGCCGAATGTCGCCGAGGTGGTGGCCGTGTTTGCCGTATCGGGGCTCCGGTGTTCACCGTTTCGGTTGCCGGGCACGACATTGCCTGCGCCCGAGCCGTTTCGGGTGCTGACGATCGCGTTGTACGTTCTCTCGACAGGTATTCGTGGCCGAGTTCTCCTGGACCGGGATTGTCGGACATCAACTAGTGTCGTGCGTCAATAATCAGTCACGGTGGGGAATGATGGTGTGCCGTGATCTGCGCTGGTGATCAGTTCCGAAGATCGTGCGACGTTGGAGTCCTGGACGCGGTCCTCGGCTGCGCCTGCTGGATATGTCGAGCGGGCCCATATCGTTCTGGCAGTCGCCGATGCTGCGGGGACCTCCGCGCGGCTCGCCTAGTTGGGGTGTCGCGTCCTACGGTGATCAAGTGGCGGGATCGGTTCGCCGCCAACGGGATCAGTGGCCTCGATGATGGGGAGCGCAGTGGGTGACCCGAGACCGTCGATCACGCCGCGATCCTCGCCGCCACGTTGGACCCGCCACCGGAGTCGTTGGCGGTCACACACTGGTCGAGTCGCCTGCTGGTTCGCCACCTCAACATCGGGGATGCCACGGTAGCCAGGGTGTGGCGGCGCTAAGGGGTCAAGCCGTGGCGCCGTGAGACGCTCAAGTTCTCCACCGACCCCGAGTTGGCAGCCGAGGTGCGCGACGCCATTGCGCTGTATCTGAATCCGCCGGCCGGCGATTGTGTTGGGTGTGGACGAAAGGTCCCCGATTCAGGCAGCACCGGACCCAGCCGATTCTGCCGCTGCGTCCCGGACTGCCGGAGAACGCGACCCATGACTACCGGCGCAAGCACCGCGACGTTGTTCGCCGCCCTCGGGATCGCGACCGGAAAAACCACCGACCGCTGCTATGAGCGTCACGGCAGGACCGAATTCGTCGACTTCCTCAAGACCGTCGCTCGGGCCTAGCCCCGCCGCAAACTGCAGGTGGTCTGCGACAACTATCATGCCCACAAACAGGACGACATCAACGCGTGGCTGGTCAAGAATCCGCGCGTGACACTGCATTTCACCCCGACGTCGGGTTCCTGGCCGAGTTCTGGCCGAGGTGTTCTTCTCGATCATCACCCGCCAGGCGATCCGGCGCGGTTCCTTCACCGGCGTCAAAGAACTCATAAGGGCCATCAGCGCATTCATTGACGGCTGGAACCAACGCTGCCACTCGTTCACGTGGACCAAGACCGCCGACGAAATCCTGGGACCCGCGCCCGTAAACAATCTTCAGCCGCGGGACACCCCGGAATTCGAAATCGGGCCCAACGAGTCGGAAAACCCACACCTGGCCGTCGAGGCGCTACGCGCGCTGCTCAGCAAAGGGATGGGCGCAGCGACCAAGAACAATCTGGTGCGTCAGCGCGGCTTTTCTGAGCGGGTTTCGGAGTTGATGCGCAAGTACACCAATCAGCAGCTCACCTCGGCCGAGGTGATCGCCGAACTCATCGCGATGGCCAAAGAGGTTGCTGCCGAGGGTGATCGAGGCAGTAAGTGCACGCCGCCGCTGTCGCAGGACCAGCTCGCGTTCTACGACGCTGTCGCAGACAACGAATCGGCAATTGAGCTGCAGGGCGAGGAGGTGCTGGCGCAGATGGCCCGGGAACTGGTGGCAGTGATGCAATTCAGCAATTCCGTGTCGGTGTGAAAGTCGGTTCTTCGTGGGTCATCCGAGGGCAGCGACTCGATTCAAGGTTTCTCGATATGGTTATGCTCCCAAATGCGTCGATCGACATCTTGCAATCCAGCGGTCGCTTGCTGACGAGTTATCGGCGGTTGAGGGGAAGGCGTGGGGTCCTGTTTCCAAGTCCAGTCCACGATAAGACATTTCGGTTTCGAGGTCCGAGTGCCTTCTTTGAATGTGGGGCAGCCTAGTGTATCGGCGTCGCAGTTCATTCGGTTGGAGACCTGCAGTTCGGCGGCCCACCATTCCGGTGCGGCGTTTCTGATCTGCCGGGTAAACCCGAGAGTGGCCTCCTGGTACTTTTCCGCGGCCGCATCGCTCATTGCGGCTGGACAAGTCCATGACACCGATAAGTCGTTGTTCACCAGAAAAACTTGACGTTCTACGTTGTCGATCATGGCTCGCACATTCGTCAGTTTGGGCATCACGGACTCGGTCAAGCCTTGCTAAGCTCTGTCCGCCGTCCTTGTGATTGCATCGGCACCTCGAATGATTTCCTTACGATCCTCCTAGGCCAGGACGACTGCAGCCTCAGCGGTCTGTCCCGTCCAGGGTTGTCCACCCGGGCGTTCCACCGTACGTACGTAAACGTCGGCAGATTCTTTCAATTCGGTTGCGGTTGTCCTCCACCAGTCGATCGCCGTAAGCACGAC harbors:
- a CDS encoding PE family protein, with amino-acid sequence MSFVIAVPDMVALAAADLADVGSALTAANAAAAIPTNGLLAAAADEVSKAVAAVFSGQAREYQAVSAQVAAFHSQFEQLLREAGTAYAVAEAANLSPLQILNQVLLNVTNAPITASGRPLIGNGANGAPGTGEPGGPGGYLLGNGGNGGSGAPGQAGGAGGSAGLFGSGGAGGAGGTGASGGKGGTGGWLWGNGGIGGAGGAGGGAGGTGGNALFFGFGGNGGPGGVAIGTGNGGAGGAGGGGGRLVAIGGAGGAGGAATSGIGGVGGAGAVADGLLFGLGGAGGHGGDASTGTGGAGGAGGGAVSASYIGINMGIGGVGGAGGAGVSGGAGGAGGIAAYDGLVGFFVQLGGAGGDGGTATTGTAGAGGAGGTAFAFDLFGLAVAHAGAGGVGGAATGPGGTGGAGGNGGYGFATVGVGVGGAGGGGGASVLGNGGVGGAGDDGVGLLAGIGGIGGHGGAAPAGSGGGGGAGGGGFGFIGAGANGGDAGSGVTINSGNGASGGSASGALAAFGGAGGAGGLGTGGFGGNGGNAESLLIALGGNAGHAGTGAGVNGGQGGNGGSASGALAAFGGAGAYGGPGTSGFGGGGGGGGDASSLFLAVAGAGGNGGAASTGFGGGGGNGGVGVAYSPLLTAIGIGGAGGHGGAGTSGGGGGFGGDGVSYGIAAIDVAWAGDGGMGGAATTGTGGAGGGAGLPFSVNLFGFGLFHGGTGGDGGSASGVGGTGGAGGNGGAVSTIWGLYSGGAGGDGGAATGAGGTGGNGGNGGSASGAGVGFGGAGGHGGAAPTGTGGDGGAGADGGGIIGSGGNGGDAGSGVGAAKGGNGGSAKIVSNGISAPSVYGNGGNGGNGVNGGSGGKGGSAGSLGGTPGRNGSP